A genomic window from Deinococcus detaillensis includes:
- a CDS encoding ABC transporter ATP-binding protein codes for MTVPQPTSASPPVPVLELRGITKRFPGVVANDNVNLYLNAGEVLALLGENGAGKSTVISVMYGLYRPDEGQTLVNGQAVTISSPAQALKLGIGLVPQHPMLVSKHSVAENLALGTSTGLFPARTMAGRIRELSEKYGLAVDPSAKVSQLSPGEKQRVEILRSLLRGVKVLILDEPTSVLTPQEVEGLFKVMNELKADGKSLIFISHKLGEVLEITDRVTVLRKGKVTGNAPTAGASRESLAEMMVGRSVSFERKRMTPPNLSSVPVRFAARNLQALSSRGLPALRGVNLDLRAGEIIGVAGVAGNGQSELVEVLAGLHHLQAGEIKLDGQPLSQNARAIFESGVAHIPEDRIHMGTVPSMTVAENLALRDYAKPPLARGAVRDLGALDTHAKSMVKAFDISTPGVDTPSRLLSGGNIQKIILARELGDSSQKDGAKVILAVHPTYGLDIGATEQVHRTLMDATERGACVLLVSEDLDELLALSDSVAVMYHGELLGPYPAATATREGIGLIMAGGADSRGLPHGAGPGDLTENAGPDEVNHTRGLKA; via the coding sequence ATGACTGTCCCTCAGCCCACCTCCGCCTCACCGCCCGTGCCGGTCTTAGAGCTGCGCGGCATTACCAAACGCTTTCCCGGCGTAGTCGCCAACGACAACGTAAATCTGTACCTCAATGCCGGAGAAGTGCTGGCCCTGCTCGGCGAAAACGGCGCGGGCAAGAGCACTGTCATCAGCGTAATGTACGGCCTCTACCGGCCCGACGAAGGCCAAACGCTGGTGAACGGTCAGGCCGTGACCATCAGCAGCCCGGCACAGGCGCTCAAGCTCGGCATCGGCCTAGTACCGCAGCACCCCATGCTGGTGTCCAAGCATTCGGTGGCCGAAAATCTGGCGCTGGGCACCAGCACGGGCCTATTTCCGGCGCGGACGATGGCCGGGCGCATCCGGGAACTGTCGGAAAAATACGGCCTGGCCGTTGACCCGAGCGCCAAAGTTTCACAGCTTTCTCCTGGCGAAAAACAGCGGGTGGAAATTTTGCGCTCACTCCTTCGCGGCGTCAAGGTGCTGATTTTGGACGAACCCACCAGCGTGCTGACGCCGCAGGAAGTGGAGGGCCTTTTCAAAGTGATGAACGAACTCAAAGCCGACGGCAAGAGCCTCATCTTTATCTCGCACAAGCTCGGTGAGGTGCTGGAAATCACTGACAGGGTGACGGTACTACGGAAAGGCAAAGTCACCGGCAATGCCCCCACCGCTGGAGCAAGCCGCGAGAGCCTCGCTGAGATGATGGTGGGCCGCTCGGTCAGCTTTGAGCGCAAACGCATGACTCCGCCGAATCTCTCCAGCGTTCCCGTCCGGTTTGCTGCCCGTAACTTGCAGGCGCTCTCCAGCCGGGGGTTGCCTGCTTTGCGTGGCGTGAATCTGGACTTGCGGGCCGGAGAGATCATCGGCGTGGCGGGCGTGGCGGGCAACGGGCAGAGCGAGTTGGTGGAAGTGCTGGCCGGGCTGCACCACCTTCAAGCTGGAGAGATCAAGCTCGATGGACAGCCGCTGAGCCAGAATGCTCGGGCCATTTTTGAATCCGGCGTGGCCCACATCCCCGAAGACCGCATTCACATGGGCACAGTGCCGAGCATGACGGTGGCCGAGAATCTGGCGCTGCGCGACTACGCCAAGCCCCCACTGGCACGCGGCGCGGTGCGCGACCTCGGGGCACTCGACACCCACGCCAAAAGTATGGTCAAAGCCTTTGACATCAGCACCCCCGGCGTGGACACTCCTTCGCGGCTGCTGTCGGGCGGCAACATCCAGAAAATCATTCTGGCCCGCGAACTCGGTGACAGTTCGCAAAAGGATGGGGCCAAGGTCATTCTGGCCGTTCATCCCACCTACGGCTTGGACATCGGCGCAACCGAGCAAGTTCACCGCACCCTGATGGACGCCACCGAGCGCGGGGCCTGCGTGCTGCTGGTCAGCGAAGACCTCGACGAATTGCTGGCGCTGTCGGACAGTGTCGCGGTGATGTATCACGGCGAGTTGCTGGGGCCGTATCCGGCGGCGACGGCCACCCGCGAAGGCATCGGACTGATTATGGCGGGCGGCGCAGACAGTCGAGGCTTGCCGCACGGCGCTGGCCCCGGCGACCTGACCGAGAATGCCGGGCCGGACGAAGTCAACCACACGCGGGGGCTGAAAGCGTGA
- a CDS encoding ABC transporter permease, giving the protein MIRFTPIADPPRGRVAWVTLGALVFALVVAGLIFWLAGTNPFEAYAAMLQGTVSDWSGWAEVLRRGTPLLLIGIGLTLAFRAQFFNIGAEGQLLLGAVAAGGIALFTPLPPLLMLPTMFVGGALAGGLWAIIAALLKTRLKVNEILTTLMLNYVATYLLIYLINGPWKGKNVRGFIYSDDFPDFAQLPTLPNTQVGWPTLLLGVLLAVGLQWFLSRSTGGYELRVTGENPEAARYAGISVNSVLFKMAMITGGAAGLAGVGEVAGIHHKLLEPSQISSGYGFTAVIVAWLARGNPLLCLITAPLMGIILAGGDVLKINMNLPFRITDVFSGVILMSLIASEIFVKNRIKFGK; this is encoded by the coding sequence GTGATCCGCTTCACGCCGATTGCCGACCCCCCACGCGGGCGCGTCGCTTGGGTCACGTTGGGGGCGCTGGTGTTTGCCTTAGTCGTCGCCGGGCTGATCTTCTGGCTGGCTGGAACCAATCCATTCGAAGCCTACGCCGCCATGCTTCAGGGCACCGTCAGCGATTGGAGCGGGTGGGCCGAGGTGCTGCGGAGAGGCACGCCGCTGCTGCTGATCGGCATTGGTCTGACGCTGGCGTTCCGGGCACAGTTTTTCAATATCGGGGCGGAAGGTCAGCTTCTGCTGGGGGCAGTCGCGGCGGGCGGGATCGCGCTGTTCACGCCGCTGCCGCCGCTGCTGATGCTGCCCACCATGTTTGTGGGCGGCGCTCTGGCAGGCGGGCTGTGGGCAATCATCGCCGCGCTGCTCAAAACCCGCCTCAAGGTCAATGAAATCCTGACCACCCTGATGCTCAACTACGTGGCCACTTATCTGCTGATTTACCTGATCAACGGCCCCTGGAAAGGCAAGAACGTGCGCGGCTTCATTTACTCCGATGACTTCCCTGATTTTGCTCAGCTCCCGACCTTGCCAAATACTCAAGTTGGCTGGCCCACTTTGCTGCTGGGCGTGCTGCTGGCGGTGGGCCTCCAGTGGTTTCTGAGCCGCAGCACCGGGGGCTACGAGCTGCGGGTCACGGGCGAGAATCCCGAGGCGGCCCGCTACGCCGGAATCAGCGTCAACAGCGTGCTGTTCAAGATGGCCATGATTACTGGTGGCGCGGCGGGTCTGGCGGGCGTGGGCGAGGTGGCGGGCATCCATCACAAACTGCTGGAACCCAGCCAGATTTCCTCGGGCTACGGCTTTACGGCTGTCATCGTGGCGTGGTTGGCACGCGGGAACCCACTGCTGTGCCTCATTACCGCGCCGCTGATGGGCATCATCCTGGCGGGCGGCGACGTGCTGAAAATCAATATGAACCTGCCATTCCGCATCACCGACGTGTTTTCTGGCGTCATTTTGATGAGCCTGATTGCCAGCGAGATTTTTGTAAAAAACCGGATCAAGTTTGGAAAGTGA
- a CDS encoding ABC transporter permease has product MDEILNALLRALAFGTPLLLASLGAVINERAGVVNLGVEGMMALGALAGFAVAYGDGSPGSGSIWLGILAAMAAGGLAALLHAFVTITLRANQFVSGLSLTLLGLGVAGLLGKKYEGFPLIGQPNQWPFTIGAIVLALLLAFWLTSTRAGLTLRSVGENPAAADVLGLNVNLIRYGAVAFGGAMAGLAGAYLSLVYRPSWTDGMTAGLGWIAVALVIFVGWSPLRAIFGSIFFGLLYYLQFRLQGKTFIPTEFFSAMPYLLVIIVLALAGLRGQQGAAPEALGRPYTRGER; this is encoded by the coding sequence ATGGATGAAATTCTAAATGCCCTGCTCCGCGCCCTCGCGTTCGGCACGCCCCTGTTGCTCGCCTCGCTCGGAGCCGTCATCAACGAGCGGGCAGGCGTGGTCAACCTCGGCGTGGAAGGCATGATGGCGCTCGGCGCTCTGGCGGGCTTCGCGGTGGCTTACGGCGACGGCTCACCCGGCAGCGGCAGCATCTGGCTGGGTATTCTCGCGGCGATGGCGGCGGGTGGGCTGGCGGCGCTGCTGCACGCTTTCGTCACCATTACCCTGCGGGCCAATCAGTTCGTGTCGGGCCTGAGCCTGACTTTGCTGGGCCTGGGCGTGGCGGGGCTGCTCGGCAAAAAGTACGAGGGCTTTCCGCTCATCGGGCAGCCCAACCAGTGGCCCTTTACCATCGGGGCCATCGTGCTGGCGCTGCTGCTGGCCTTCTGGCTGACCAGCACCCGCGCGGGCCTGACCTTACGCTCAGTGGGCGAAAACCCCGCCGCCGCCGACGTGCTGGGTCTGAATGTCAACCTGATCCGCTACGGCGCAGTGGCCTTTGGAGGTGCGATGGCGGGCCTGGCGGGCGCGTATCTGTCGCTGGTCTACCGCCCCTCCTGGACAGATGGCATGACGGCGGGCCTCGGCTGGATCGCGGTGGCGCTGGTGATTTTCGTCGGTTGGAGTCCGCTGCGGGCCATTTTCGGCTCCATTTTCTTCGGGCTGCTGTACTACCTGCAATTTCGGCTTCAAGGCAAAACCTTCATTCCCACCGAATTTTTCTCGGCCATGCCTTACTTGCTGGTCATCATCGTGCTGGCCTTGGCGGGCCTGCGCGGGCAGCAGGGAGCCGCGCCCGAAGCCTTGGGTAGACCGTACACGCGTGGCGAAAGGTAA
- a CDS encoding BMP family ABC transporter substrate-binding protein, which translates to MNKIQKLLTLALALTVASAATQAGAQDAKLKACFIYVGPTGDIGWSYAHDQGRKAAEKALPWLETQYVESVQEGQALPVIDRLAKNGCKVIFTTSFGYMDDTLAAAKKYPGIIFAHNAGFKRNPNMATYMADFYQVYYLNGLAAGALTKSGKVGFVGTFPIPELKRHLSAFALGVKAANPKANVNVKWINSWFDPAKTREASEALLSEGADVLTSAEDSATGVQTAGAKNIPTFSHYNPMLKFSPDNVVSGHVVHWDKIYIDFLTKVHNGTYTNKNLANVDYWWLLSKGAVEMGADNGLPFNAKFVPQLKAAKMMVGGKSVSVYDRIMALDTEMEKGGKFDPFTGPIKDRNGVVRVAAGKTMSIADLNSMSWVAPGVVGQVADEPKK; encoded by the coding sequence ATGAACAAGATTCAAAAGCTGCTCACGCTGGCCCTCGCCCTCACCGTTGCCTCTGCTGCCACTCAGGCGGGCGCACAAGACGCCAAGCTCAAAGCCTGCTTCATCTACGTCGGCCCCACCGGTGACATCGGCTGGAGCTACGCCCACGACCAGGGCCGCAAAGCCGCCGAGAAGGCGCTGCCTTGGCTGGAAACCCAGTACGTAGAAAGCGTGCAAGAAGGCCAAGCGCTCCCGGTCATTGACCGGCTGGCCAAGAACGGCTGCAAAGTGATTTTCACCACCTCTTTCGGCTACATGGATGACACCCTGGCCGCTGCCAAGAAGTACCCCGGTATTATTTTTGCCCACAATGCCGGTTTCAAGCGCAACCCCAACATGGCCACCTACATGGCCGACTTCTATCAGGTCTACTACCTCAACGGCCTGGCTGCTGGGGCGCTGACCAAGAGCGGCAAGGTGGGCTTTGTCGGCACCTTCCCGATTCCCGAACTCAAGCGCCACCTGTCGGCCTTTGCGCTGGGCGTCAAGGCGGCCAATCCCAAAGCCAATGTCAATGTCAAGTGGATCAACTCCTGGTTTGATCCGGCCAAAACCCGCGAGGCCAGCGAAGCGCTGCTCTCCGAGGGCGCGGATGTGCTGACCAGCGCCGAGGACTCCGCCACCGGCGTCCAGACTGCCGGAGCCAAGAACATCCCGACGTTTAGTCACTACAACCCGATGCTCAAATTCAGCCCCGACAATGTCGTGAGCGGCCACGTCGTTCACTGGGACAAGATTTACATCGATTTCCTGACCAAAGTTCACAACGGCACCTACACCAACAAAAACCTCGCCAACGTGGATTACTGGTGGCTGCTGAGCAAGGGAGCCGTCGAGATGGGCGCGGACAACGGCCTGCCCTTCAACGCCAAGTTCGTGCCGCAGCTCAAGGCCGCCAAGATGATGGTCGGCGGCAAGTCGGTCAGCGTGTATGACCGGATTATGGCGCTCGACACCGAGATGGAAAAGGGCGGCAAGTTCGACCCTTTTACTGGCCCGATTAAAGACCGCAACGGCGTGGTGCGCGTGGCTGCCGGTAAGACCATGAGCATTGCCGACCTCAACAGCATGTCGTGGGTCGCGCCCGGCGTGGTGGGTCAGGTCGCCGACGAGCCTAAAAAGTAA
- a CDS encoding cupin domain-containing protein, protein MKHSASLELPARPGPEAYFTGPVWMQPLTSEVMRVTFTPGARTAWHTHPHGQTLLIVSGSGRAQKRGGPVMSFQAGDIVTVEAGEEHWHGAAPDSVMSHFALQAGQTVWLDKVTDEDYTG, encoded by the coding sequence ATGAAACACAGTGCCAGCTTAGAGTTGCCCGCCCGCCCCGGACCCGAAGCCTATTTTACTGGCCCAGTCTGGATGCAGCCCCTGACCTCCGAAGTCATGCGCGTGACCTTTACGCCCGGCGCACGCACCGCCTGGCACACCCACCCACACGGCCAAACCCTGCTGATCGTCAGCGGCAGCGGGCGGGCGCAAAAGCGCGGCGGGCCGGTAATGTCGTTTCAGGCCGGAGACATCGTGACCGTTGAAGCCGGAGAGGAGCACTGGCACGGCGCGGCCCCCGACTCGGTGATGTCGCACTTCGCGCTGCAAGCCGGTCAGACCGTCTGGCTGGACAAGGTGACGGACGAGGACTACACGGGCTGA
- the hemC gene encoding hydroxymethylbilane synthase → MRSITVGTRGSALALAQTRWVVARLKEEWPETEFRIQTILTKGDRNRASLESMAAQGDKGFWVKEIEDALLQSRIDIAVHSLKDLPTEQPEGLEIASIPQRVDARDALVGKEGMKKLAELPQGARIGTSSVRRKAFLKAFRPDFEVVELRGNVDTRLAALAGPEYDAIILAAAGLIRSELRNRIDELIDPTILLPAPGQGALALETRSDDDLGIEVAYAIHDLSTDDRTTAEREFLAGLGAGCMAPVGAMATLKSGVLTLQGWVAALDGSKVIQGSTQGDPAECADLGAELAQDMLKQGASALIDAARG, encoded by the coding sequence ATGCGCTCTATCACTGTTGGCACGAGGGGTTCGGCGTTGGCCCTCGCACAAACCCGCTGGGTTGTGGCCCGCCTCAAAGAAGAATGGCCGGAAACCGAATTTCGCATCCAAACCATCCTCACCAAGGGAGACCGCAACCGGGCCAGTCTGGAAAGCATGGCCGCCCAAGGGGACAAGGGGTTTTGGGTCAAAGAAATTGAAGACGCCCTGCTACAGAGCCGCATTGATATCGCGGTTCACAGCCTCAAGGATTTGCCCACTGAGCAGCCTGAGGGCCTGGAGATTGCCAGCATTCCGCAGCGCGTAGACGCCCGCGACGCTCTGGTCGGCAAGGAGGGCATGAAAAAGCTTGCCGAGTTGCCGCAGGGGGCCCGGATCGGAACGAGCAGCGTGCGCCGCAAAGCGTTCCTGAAGGCGTTTCGGCCTGATTTCGAGGTGGTGGAGCTTCGCGGCAACGTGGATACTCGCCTCGCTGCGCTGGCTGGCCCCGAATACGACGCCATCATCTTGGCGGCGGCGGGCCTGATCCGCAGCGAACTGCGAAACCGCATCGACGAGCTGATTGACCCCACCATCCTGTTGCCTGCGCCGGGTCAGGGCGCACTGGCGCTCGAAACCCGCAGCGACGACGATCTGGGCATCGAGGTGGCCTACGCCATCCACGACCTGAGCACCGACGACCGCACCACCGCCGAGCGCGAGTTTCTGGCTGGACTCGGGGCAGGCTGCATGGCCCCGGTGGGCGCAATGGCGACCCTCAAGAGCGGCGTGCTGACCCTGCAAGGCTGGGTGGCCGCGCTCGACGGCAGCAAGGTTATTCAGGGCAGCACCCAGGGTGACCCCGCCGAGTGCGCCGACTTGGGCGCAGAACTGGCCCAGGACATGCTCAAGCAGGGAGCCAGCGCCCTGATTGACGCCGCCCGGGGATGA
- the xseB gene encoding exodeoxyribonuclease VII small subunit — MSARKAPAGAAKTQSYRAAYQQLNSIAAELEAGETDLDKVLPLLTQAQAAYEICRERIDALRAALDETAPLGTELEQDAADSTEAVKDDSDDDDDLYF, encoded by the coding sequence ATGAGCGCCAGAAAAGCTCCAGCGGGCGCGGCCAAGACCCAAAGTTACCGCGCCGCTTATCAGCAGCTCAACAGCATCGCCGCCGAGTTGGAAGCGGGCGAAACTGACCTCGATAAAGTGCTGCCGCTGCTGACTCAGGCGCAGGCCGCCTACGAAATCTGTAGGGAGCGCATCGACGCACTGAGGGCAGCGCTGGACGAGACTGCGCCGCTGGGTACCGAGTTGGAACAAGACGCAGCCGACTCGACCGAAGCTGTGAAAGACGACTCCGACGATGACGACGATTTGTATTTCTGA
- the rplU gene encoding 50S ribosomal protein L21: MFAIIQTGGKQYRVEEGDVIRVEKLSGAMGDKLDLKAMMIGGEQVLFGEDAAKFTVMAEVVDHGKLKKIYIRKYKSGVQYRRRTGHRQQFTAIKITGIQG; encoded by the coding sequence ATGTTTGCAATTATCCAGACCGGCGGTAAGCAGTACCGCGTAGAGGAAGGCGACGTAATCCGCGTCGAGAAACTGAGCGGCGCAATGGGCGACAAGCTCGACCTCAAGGCCATGATGATCGGTGGCGAGCAAGTCCTGTTCGGCGAAGACGCTGCCAAGTTCACCGTTATGGCCGAAGTTGTCGATCACGGCAAGCTCAAGAAAATCTATATCCGCAAGTACAAGAGTGGCGTGCAGTACCGCCGCCGTACCGGCCACCGCCAGCAGTTCACGGCCATCAAGATCACCGGCATTCAGGGCTGA
- the rpmA gene encoding 50S ribosomal protein L27 translates to MAHKKGVGSSKNGRDSNPKYLGVKKFGSEKVLAGNILVRQRGTKFKAGVGVGMGRDHTLFALVSGEVVFANKGNKGRFISVLAPAVQLAAD, encoded by the coding sequence ATGGCTCACAAGAAAGGCGTAGGCTCGTCCAAGAACGGGCGCGACAGCAATCCCAAGTACCTCGGCGTTAAGAAATTCGGCAGCGAAAAAGTGCTGGCCGGTAACATCTTGGTTCGCCAGCGCGGCACCAAGTTTAAAGCGGGCGTCGGCGTCGGCATGGGCCGCGACCACACCCTCTTTGCGCTCGTGAGCGGCGAAGTGGTGTTTGCCAACAAGGGCAACAAGGGCCGCTTTATCAGCGTGTTGGCCCCCGCCGTTCAACTCGCCGCCGACTGA
- the obgE gene encoding GTPase ObgE: MAFRDILEIEVIGGNGGDGSMSFHRAKYMEKGGPDGGHGGKGGSIILRAVEGVESLERLLGRRKFKAGTGNGGEGRLRNGSDAEDIIIDVPVGTTAFDAETGKAVADLITPGQLKTVARGGAGGRGNSVFASSTRQAPRFSEIGVRGQKRKLRLELRLIADVGLVGYPNAGKSSLLAALSNANPMIAAYPFTTLSPILGVVSAKNDEERLTLADIPGIIEGASEGKGLGLEFLRHISRTRMLVYVLDVAVDPARELQALQAELRSYDPSLLDSMALIALNKIDTVEEDVAMMAEDELAKFGLPVLQVSAAEKMGLTELRLALFELLPSRELWAQTHALEVESDLIVVPALELELREEADKDGQVERIWMVKGGGFEEKIERFARHLEDAAEYLSGVFKRQGLYNALKRVGAREGDSVDIGGLRFEYFEDNDDSRR, from the coding sequence ATGGCCTTCAGAGACATATTAGAAATTGAAGTCATCGGCGGCAACGGCGGCGACGGTTCGATGAGTTTTCACCGCGCCAAATACATGGAAAAAGGCGGCCCCGACGGCGGACACGGCGGCAAAGGCGGCAGCATCATCTTGCGGGCGGTGGAAGGCGTCGAGAGTTTGGAGCGCCTGCTGGGCCGCCGCAAATTCAAGGCTGGTACCGGCAACGGCGGCGAGGGACGCCTGCGCAACGGCTCAGACGCCGAAGACATCATCATCGATGTGCCGGTCGGCACCACTGCCTTCGACGCTGAAACGGGCAAAGCGGTGGCTGATTTGATCACGCCCGGCCAGCTCAAAACAGTCGCCAGAGGCGGCGCGGGCGGGCGCGGTAACAGCGTCTTCGCTTCCAGTACCCGGCAAGCTCCGCGCTTTTCCGAGATCGGGGTGCGCGGCCAGAAGCGCAAACTCCGCTTGGAGCTGCGCCTGATTGCCGACGTGGGCCTGGTGGGCTATCCCAACGCGGGCAAGTCCAGTTTGTTGGCGGCCTTGTCGAACGCCAACCCGATGATCGCCGCTTATCCGTTTACCACCCTTTCGCCCATTTTGGGCGTCGTCAGCGCCAAAAACGACGAGGAGCGCCTGACGCTGGCCGACATCCCCGGCATCATCGAGGGAGCCAGTGAGGGCAAAGGGCTGGGCTTGGAGTTCCTGCGCCACATCAGCCGCACCCGCATGTTGGTGTATGTCCTGGACGTGGCGGTCGATCCGGCCCGCGAGTTGCAGGCTCTGCAAGCCGAACTCCGCAGCTACGATCCGAGCTTGCTCGACAGCATGGCGCTGATTGCACTGAACAAAATCGATACGGTGGAAGAAGACGTGGCGATGATGGCCGAAGACGAGCTGGCCAAGTTCGGTTTGCCGGTCTTGCAGGTCAGTGCCGCCGAGAAAATGGGCCTCACCGAGCTGCGCCTGGCCCTCTTCGAGCTACTGCCTTCCCGCGAGCTGTGGGCGCAGACCCACGCGCTGGAAGTCGAGAGCGACTTGATCGTGGTGCCCGCACTGGAGCTCGAACTGCGCGAGGAAGCCGACAAAGACGGCCAAGTCGAGCGCATCTGGATGGTCAAGGGCGGCGGGTTCGAAGAAAAGATCGAGCGCTTTGCCCGCCACCTCGAAGACGCCGCCGAATACTTGTCGGGGGTGTTCAAGCGTCAGGGCCTTTACAACGCGCTCAAGCGGGTCGGAGCACGTGAAGGTGACAGTGTCGACATCGGGGGGCTGCGTTTCGAGTATTTTGAAGACAATGACGATTCTCGCCGCTGA
- the yqeK gene encoding bis(5'-nucleosyl)-tetraphosphatase (symmetrical) YqeK: MTRTPPAPRPLADLAEWESRARLMVKARRYDHVVRVADLAYQIARANRLDADRAYLAGILHDIARDLPDSELLRLAPPEVPIDAAHPLALHGRAARTLLGRWGYRDEVVLRAVEDHTTGPRSACSVSACVYVADVSEPGRGVNQHIRELAMVDLEGALALAISSKVHYLQARGIPVHPRTLSAYQGLQERGALPPSA; the protein is encoded by the coding sequence GTGACTCGGACGCCCCCCGCCCCGCGCCCGTTGGCGGATTTGGCCGAGTGGGAAAGCAGGGCACGCTTGATGGTCAAAGCCCGCCGCTACGATCATGTGGTGCGGGTGGCGGACTTGGCTTATCAAATTGCGCGGGCCAACCGCTTAGATGCGGACAGGGCTTATTTGGCGGGCATTTTGCACGACATCGCCCGTGATTTGCCTGACAGCGAGCTTTTGCGCCTCGCGCCGCCGGAAGTGCCGATTGACGCCGCGCATCCGCTGGCGCTGCACGGGCGGGCAGCCCGCACGCTGTTGGGGCGTTGGGGCTACCGTGACGAGGTGGTGCTGCGGGCCGTCGAAGACCACACCACCGGCCCCCGCAGCGCTTGCTCGGTTTCGGCCTGTGTGTATGTCGCCGACGTTTCGGAGCCGGGGCGGGGCGTCAACCAGCACATCCGTGAACTGGCGATGGTGGACTTGGAAGGCGCTTTGGCACTGGCGATCAGCTCCAAGGTGCATTACCTGCAGGCACGCGGTATTCCGGTGCATCCGCGCACGCTCTCGGCGTATCAGGGCCTGCAAGAGCGCGGCGCACTGCCTCCCAGCGCATGA
- a CDS encoding LCP family glycopolymer transferase translates to MKSQPAQRQGTQRQETRRRWLRPLQLSLLTLAALCGGGYYALSASNGQGGGSNVVLSGSLPNFTLLLAGRDVIYCYYHQPCKDQNQRKGVIQTANTDTLMLVKVQGKRVSVLSIPRDTNVGDFDPKKSAAEQKVNGKYWDGGPQALVSAVETITGERVDNYLIVRTEEAARVIDALGGLDVNVPAGGIEWIDKAAGVNLKLAAGPHHLEGQEAVWYLRVRKGFGDDYGRIDHQKQALSQLASKLTTPGGLSAVPTILSVMNGVETNLDPTLLTTVQPVLSQFKLSFATLPTDTIRRSFNLAVNREELAKVWGNSLKAEPSSAVTILLEDASGAGLGPPMVDALHAAGYPNVRLSTLPKIGERSQVFTQSDVETAQNIADQLNLPRLQGERFPVAAGQIGVLLGGDAPQLFAALNHFTPAASSPAP, encoded by the coding sequence ATGAAGAGTCAACCGGCCCAGCGGCAAGGAACCCAGCGCCAGGAAACGCGGCGGCGCTGGCTTAGGCCGTTGCAACTCTCCCTGCTGACGCTCGCGGCGCTGTGCGGCGGCGGCTACTACGCCCTGAGCGCCAGTAACGGTCAGGGCGGCGGCAGCAATGTGGTGCTGAGTGGCAGCTTGCCCAATTTTACCTTGCTGTTGGCGGGACGTGACGTGATTTACTGCTACTACCACCAGCCCTGCAAAGACCAAAATCAGCGCAAGGGCGTCATTCAAACCGCCAACACCGACACCTTGATGCTGGTCAAGGTACAGGGCAAGCGGGTCAGTGTGCTCTCGATTCCGCGCGATACCAATGTGGGCGACTTCGATCCCAAGAAATCTGCCGCCGAGCAAAAAGTCAACGGCAAATACTGGGATGGCGGGCCGCAGGCACTGGTCAGCGCGGTGGAAACCATTACCGGTGAGCGGGTAGACAATTACCTGATCGTGCGAACTGAGGAAGCCGCGCGGGTGATCGACGCACTGGGCGGCCTCGACGTCAACGTTCCGGCGGGCGGCATCGAGTGGATCGACAAAGCGGCAGGCGTGAATCTCAAGCTGGCGGCGGGGCCGCACCACTTGGAAGGCCAAGAAGCGGTGTGGTACTTGCGCGTCCGCAAAGGTTTTGGCGACGATTACGGCCGAATCGACCACCAAAAGCAGGCGCTGAGCCAACTCGCCAGCAAGCTGACCACCCCGGGCGGCCTGAGCGCTGTTCCCACCATCCTCAGCGTGATGAACGGCGTGGAAACCAACCTCGATCCCACCCTCCTCACCACCGTTCAGCCGGTGCTTTCGCAGTTCAAGCTCAGCTTTGCCACCTTGCCCACCGACACCATCCGCCGCAGCTTTAACTTGGCGGTCAACCGTGAGGAGCTGGCCAAAGTCTGGGGCAACTCCCTCAAGGCCGAGCCAAGTAGCGCCGTGACCATCTTGCTCGAAGATGCCAGCGGCGCAGGCCTCGGCCCGCCGATGGTGGACGCCCTTCACGCGGCGGGCTACCCCAATGTGCGGCTGAGCACTTTGCCCAAAATAGGTGAGCGCAGCCAAGTCTTTACCCAGTCCGACGTGGAAACCGCTCAAAATATCGCCGACCAACTCAACTTGCCCAGATTGCAGGGCGAACGCTTTCCGGTCGCGGCGGGCCAGATCGGCGTGCTGCTCGGTGGCGACGCGCCGCAACTCTTCGCCGCCCTTAACCACTTTACCCCTGCGGCCAGTTCACCCGCTCCCTAA
- the rsfS gene encoding ribosome silencing factor: MTKVPSAAHTSTDASTDSLLPQLRAIVDAARERRAEDVVVLDLTEVSTTLEYFVICTATAGLQLNAVRENVRTKAVEAGFSRPTVEGPSERWLLLAFGASVVVHIMTKEAREYYDLEGLWSDANKLDFPENVV; encoded by the coding sequence ATGACCAAAGTACCTTCTGCCGCCCACACTTCAACCGACGCCTCGACCGATTCCCTCTTGCCGCAACTGCGGGCCATCGTGGACGCCGCCCGCGAGCGCCGCGCCGAGGACGTGGTGGTGCTCGACCTGACCGAAGTCAGCACCACCCTCGAATATTTCGTGATCTGCACCGCCACGGCGGGCCTGCAGCTCAACGCCGTGCGCGAGAATGTCCGCACCAAAGCGGTGGAAGCTGGATTTTCGCGCCCCACCGTCGAAGGCCCCTCGGAGCGCTGGTTGCTGCTGGCCTTCGGAGCCAGCGTCGTGGTGCATATCATGACCAAAGAAGCCCGCGAATACTACGACCTCGAAGGCCTGTGGAGCGACGCCAACAAGCTGGATTTTCCCGAAAACGTGGTCTGA